From Anopheles funestus chromosome 3RL, idAnoFuneDA-416_04, whole genome shotgun sequence, a single genomic window includes:
- the LOC125767940 gene encoding spectrin beta chain isoform X4, whose protein sequence is MTTDISVVRWDPSQGPGNEFIEDIEYDGGNSSSRLFERSRIKALAEERESVQKKTFTKWVNSHLVRVNSPIKDLYVDMRDGKNLIKLLEVLSGERLPRPTKGKMRIHCLENVDKALQFLREQRVHLENIGSHDIVDGNASLNLGLIWTIILRFQIQDITIEETDNKETKSAKDALLLWCQMKTAGYHNVNVRNFTTSWRDGLAFNAIIHKHRPDLIQFDKLSKTNPIQNLNNAFNVAEEKLGLTKLLDAEDIFVDHPDEKSIITYVVTYYHYFSKLKQETVQGKRIGKVVGIAMDNDRMINEYESLTSELLKWIEVTIVQLGDRHFVNSLVGVQQQLAQFSNYRTVEKPPKFVEKGNLEVLLFTLQSKMRANNQKPYTPKEGKMISDINKAWERLEKAEHERELALREELIRQEKLEQLAARFNRKATMRETWLSENQRLVSTDNFGFDLAAVEAAAKKHEAIETDIFAYEERVQAVVAVCNELEAEKYHDIERIAARKDNVLRLWNYLIELLRARRMRLEFSIQLQQNFQEMIYILDSMEEIKQRLLTDDYGKHLMGVEDLLQKHSLVEADINVLGDRVKQVVQNSQKFLVDEEDNYKPCDPSIIVDRVQRLEDAYAELCKLAVERRSRLEENRKLWQFYWDMADEENWIKEKEQIVSADEIGHDLTTVNLLLSKHKALESEIQSHEPQLTAVSEVGDELVRRGHFGADRIDERLKEIMAMWSNLRQLTDNRRKRLEDAVDYFQLFADADDIDNWMLDALRLVSSEDVGRDEANVQSLLKKHKDVADELKNYAETIEQLHAQADRLTLNPPEQEKVRERLAAIDARYKELMELAKLRKQRLLDALSLYKLISESDGVEQWIGEKERMLQTMVPGKDIEDVEIMKHRYDGFDKEMNANASRVAVVNQLARQLLHVEHPNSQEILEKQNHLNNSWSKLREQAESKRDDLKSAHGVQTFYIECRETVSWIEDKKRILTETDSLQMDLTGVMTLQRRLSGMERDLAAIQAKLTALENEADAIEGEHPEEAALIRERVAQIQTIWEQLTQMLKERDSKLEEAGDLHRFLRDLDHFQAWLTKTQTDVASEDTPTSLPEAEKLLNQHQSIREEIDNYTEDYKKMMEYGEGLTSEPTQTEDPQYMFLRERLKALKDGWEELHQMWENRQVLLSQGLDQQLFNRDARQAEVLLSQQEHVLSKDDTPVNLEQAENQLKRHEAFLTTMEANDEKFNTIVQVAGQMTSKDHFDADKITKRAESIAHRRDDNRNRALELHEKLKNQVKLHEFLQDIEELTEWVQEKYITAQDDTYRSAKTVHSKWTRHQAFEAEIAANKERLHEAKKAAQELMVEKPEFKEIIEPKLTDLSKNFDELETSTKEKGALLFDAKREVIVQQSVDDIDSWMDDLEKQIINTDTGNDLTSVNILMQKQQIIQTQMAVKARQVEELDKQTEVLTKTAPSDVVEPIVEKKTAVNARFEKIKAPLLERQRQLEKKKEAFQFRRDVEDEKLWIDEKMPLAESTEYGNSLFNVHVLKKKHQSLNTEIDNHEPRIMTICNNGQKLIDEGHEDAGSYADLISQLTQKWQELKDAVENRHRQLDQSEKVQQYFFDAAEAESWMSEQELYMMVEDRGKDETSAQNLMKKHESLEQSVEDYADTIRQLGETARQLTTEQHAYSDQVSVKQSQLDKLYAGLKDLAGERRARLDEALQLFMLSREVDDLEQWITDREVVAGSHELGQDYDHITLLWERFNEFAQDTATVGSERVAKANGIADDLIHAGHSDSATIAEWKDGLNESWQDLLELIETRKAMLAASRELHKFFHDCKDVLGRINEKQHGVSEELGRDAGVVSALQRKHQNFIQDLMTLHAQVQQIQEESAKLQAAYAGEKAREITNREHEVLNAWAHLQAMCDERRGKLADTGDLFKFFNMVRTLMLWMEDVVRQMNTSEKPRDVSGVELLMNNHQSLKAEIDTREDNFSACLALGKELLSRNHYASADIKDRLLQLTNSRNALLHRWEERWENLQLILEVYQFARDAAVAEAWLIAQEPYLMSTELGHTIDEVENLIKKHEAFEKSAAAQEERFSALERLTTFELKEMKRRQDAAEEAERQRLEAEAAARAAAEAEAEAARQAEAAAARDAADAPGSPHSTREQESVTMRATSPVEKERPISQTDRPSPGGADEGAQEGILTRKHEWESTTKKASNRSWDKVYCVARSGRLTFFKDQRSAKSVPEQTFRGEPPLELKGAQIEIASDYTKKKHVFRIKLSNGGEFLLQCHDDSEMQQWVTALKAQCELDASGEGRSLTLPASSQKDEQKRRSFFTLKKN, encoded by the exons ATGACGACTGACATTTCCGTAGTACGATGGGACCCTAGCCAGGGTCCTGGAAATGAATTTATCGAAGATATCGAATACGACGGAGGAAACTCCAGTTCCCGTTTATTCGAACGATCACGCATCAAGGCGTTAGCAG AGGAACGTGAAAGTGTTCAAAAAAAGACATTCACAAAATGGGTCAACTCGCACCTTGTTCGGGTGAACAGTCCGATCAAAGACCTGTATGTCGATATGCGGGATGGCAAAAACTTGATCAAGCTGCTAGAGGTACTCTCGGGTGAGCGATTGCCACGGCCAACGAAGGGCAAGATGCGTATCCACTGTCTGGAAAATGTGGACAAAGCGCTGCAATTTTTGCGTGAACAGCGTGTCCATTTGGAAAATATCGGTTCGCACGATATTGTCGATGGTAACGCTAGTTTGAACCTGGGCTTGATCTGGACAATCATTCTGCGCTTCCAG ATTCAAGATATTACTATAGAAGAAACGGACAACAAAGAGACCAAATCTGCCAAGGATGCGTTGCTGCTGTGGTGTCAAATGAAAACTGCCGGTTATCATAATGTAAACGTGCGCAACTTTACCACCTCGTGGCGTGACGGATTGGCGTTCAATGCAATTATACACAAGCACCGGCCGGACTTGATACAGTTCGACAAGCTGTCGAAAACAAATCCGATCCAGAACTTGAACAATGCATTCAACGTCGCGGAAGAGAAGCTTGGCCTGACGAAGCTGCTCGACGCGGAAGACATCTTCGTCGATCATCCGGACGAAAAGTCAATCATTACGTACGTCGTGACGTACTATCACTACTTCAGCAAGCTGAAGCAGGAAACGGTACAGGGCAAGCGTATTGGCAAGGTGGTCGGTATTGCGATGGACAACGATCGCATGATCAACGAGTACGAATCGTTGACGAGCGAGCTGCTGAAATGGATTGAAGTGACGATCGTGCAGTTGGGCGATCGGCATTTTGTCAACTCGCTCGTAGGCGTACAGCAACAGCTGGCACAGTTCTCCAACTATCGCACGGTCGAAAAGCCGCCGAAGTTTGTCGAGAAGGGCAACCTCGAGGTGCTACTGTTCACGCTCCAGTCAAAGATGAGagcaaacaatcaaaaacCGTACACGCCCAAGGAGGGTAAGATGATTTCAGATATCAACAAGGCCTGGGAACGTTTGGAAAAGGCTGAGCACGAGCGTGAACTGGCGTTGCGCGAGGAGTTGATCCGCCAGGAGAAGCTAGAGCAGCTTGCAGCCCGCTTCAACCGCAAAGCTACGATGCGTGAAACCTGGCTGTCCGAGAACCAGCGTCTGGTTAGCACGGATAACTTTGGCTTTGATTTGGCTGCAGTCGAAGCAGCCGCCAAAAAGCATGAAGCTATCGAAACGGACATCTTTGCGTACGAGGAGCGAGTGCAAGCTGTGGTTGCAGTTTGCAACGAGCTGGAAGCCGAAAAGTATCACGATATTGAGCGCATTGCTGCCCGCAAGGATAATGTGCTGCGTCTGTGGAACTACCTGATCGAGCTGCTCCGTGCTCGACGCATGCGCCTCGAGTTCTCCATTCAGCTACAGCAGAACTTCCAGGAGATGATCTACATTCTGGACTCGATGGAGGAGATCAAGCAACGTTTGCTGACGGACGATTACGGCAAACATCTGATGGGTGTAGAGGACTTGCTGCAGAAGCATTCGCTCGTCGAGGCGGACATCAACGTGCTTGGTGATCGTGTGAAACAAGTTGTACAAAATTCGCAGAAGTTCTTGGTGGACGAGGAGGATAACTACAAACCGTGCGACCCATCGATCATCGTCGATCGCGTCCAGCGTCTGGAGGATGCGTACGCCGAACTGTGCAAGCTCGCTGTCGAACGTCGCTCCCGGTTGGAGGAGAACCGCAAGCTGTGGCAGTTCTACTGGGACATGGCTGATGAGGAGAACTGGATCAAGGAGAAGGAGCAGATTGTGTCGGCAGATGAGATTGGTCACGATTTGACGACGGTTAACTTGCTGTTGTCGAAACACAAGGCGCTCGAATCGGAGATACAGTCGCACGAACCGCAACTGACGGCCGTCAGCGAGGTTGGAGATGAGCTGGTGCGCCGTGGTCACTTCGGTGCAGATCGTATCGATGAGCGTTTGAAGGAAATCATGGCTATGTGGAGCAATTTGCGCCAGCTGACAGACAACCGTCGCAAGCGGCTAGAAGATGCGGTAGATTACTTCCAGCTGTTTGCCGACGCAGATGACATCGATAACTGGATGTTGGACGCTTTGCGGCTGGTATCGTCCGAGGATGTGGGTCGCGATGAAGCAAATGTGCAGAGTTTGCTTAAGAAGCACAAGGACGTTGCGGACGAGCTGAAGAACTACGCCGAAACGATCGAACAGCTGCATGCTCAGGCCGATCGCTTGACGCTTAACCCTCCGGAACAGGAGAAGGTACGCGAGCGTCTCGCTGCGATCGATGCCCGCTACAAGGAGCTGATGGAGTTGGCCAAGCTGCGCAAACAGCGACTGCTGGATGCTCTCAGCCTGTACAAGCTGATTTCCGAAAGCGACGGTGTCGAGCAATGGATCGGAGAAAAGGAACGCATGTTGCAGACAATGGTCCCGGGCAAAGACATCGAAGATGTGGAAATCATGAAGCATCGTTACGACGGATTCGACAAAGAAATGAACGCCAATGCGTCTCGCGTCGCTGTAGTGAACCAGCTTGCCCGACAGCTGTTGCATGTGGAGCATCCAAATTCACAGGAAATTCTAGAGAAACAGAACCACCTGAACAACTCCTGGTCGAAGTTGCGCGAGCAAGCGGAAAGCAAGCGCGACGATCTGAAATCGGCTCACGGTGTGCAGACGTTCTACATCGAATGTCGCGAAACGGTGTCGTGGATCGAGGACAAGAAGCGCATCCTCACCGAGACGGACAGTCTACAGATGGATTTGACCGGTGTGATGACGCTGCAGCGCCGTCTGAGCGGTATGGAACGCGATTTGGCCGCTATCCAGGCGAAGCTGACGGCGCTCGAGAACGAAGCCGACGCAATCGAGGGTGAACATCCGGAGGAGGCCGCATTGATCCGCGAGCGTGTGGCACAGATTCAAACCATCTGGGAACAACTGACCCAGATGCTGAAGGAGCGCGATTCCAAGCTGGAGGAGGCTGGCGATTTGCACCGTTTCCTACGCGATCTGGATCACTTCCAGGCATGGTTGACCAAGACACAGACGGATGTCGCTTCCGAGGATACGCCAACATCGCTGCCCGAGGCTGAGAAACTGCTCAACCAGCATCAGAGCATCCGCGAAGAAATCGACAACTACACCGAGGACTACAAGAAGATGATGGAGTACGGCGAGGGTCTCACGTCGGAGCCAACGCAAACCGAGGACCCGCAGTACATGTTCTTGCGCGAGCGTCTGAAGGCGCTGAAGGATGGCTGGGAGGAACTGCACCAGATGTGGGAAAATCGTCAGGTGTTGCTTTCCCAAGGTTTGGATCAGCAACTGTTCAACCGCGATGCCCGCCAGGCCGAGGTACTGCTCAGCCAACAGGAGCATGTGCTTAGCAAGGATGATACCCCGGTCAATCTGGAACAGGCCGAAAATCAGCTGAAACGTCACGAAGCGTTCCTCACGACAATGGAAGCTAACGATGAGAAGTTCAATACGATCGTCCAGGTTGCGGGTCAGATGACGAGCAAGGATCATTTCGACGCAGACAAGATCACGAAGCGTGCCGAAAGCATTGCACACCGGCGTGACGATAACCGTAACCGTGCGCTGGAACTGCACGAGAAGCTAAAGAACCAGGTGAAACTGCACGAGTTCTTGCAGGATATTGAAGAGCTGACGGAGTGGGTGCAGGAGAAGTACATCACCGCACAGGACGACACTTATCGCAGCGCCAAGACGGTGCACTCGAAATGGACCCGACATCAGGCGTTTGAGGCAGAAATTGCCGCTAACAAGGAGCGTCTGCATGAGGCGAAGAAGGCCGCTCAGGAGCTCATGGTGGAGAAGCCGGAGTTCAAGGAAATTATCGAACCGAAGCTGACGGATCTGTCGAAGAACTTCGACGAGCTGGAAACCAGTACCAAGGAAAAGGGTGCCCTTCTGTTCGATGCCAAGCGTGAAGTGATTGTGCAGCAGAGCGTCGACGATATCGATTCGTGGATGGACGACCTAGAGAAGCAGATCATCAACACAGACACTGGCAACGATCTAACCTCGGTGAACATTCTCATGCAGAAGCAACAGATCATCCAAACACAGATGGCCGTGAAGGCTCGCCAGGTGGAGGAGCTTGACAAACAGACGGAGGTACTGACGAAGACTGCCCCGTCCGATGTGGTCGAACCGATCGTGGAGAAGAAGACGGCAGTAAATGCACGTTTCGAAAAGATCAAGGCACCACTGTTGGAACGCCAACGGCAGctagaaaagaagaaggaagcgTTCCAGTTCCGCCGAGATGTCGAGGACGAAAAGTTGTGGATCGACGAGAAGATGCCGCTGGCCGAATCGACCGAATATGGCAACTCGCTGTTCAATGTGCATGTGCTGAAGAAGAAGCACCAGTCGCTGAATACGGAAATCGACAACCACGAGCCACGCATCATGACGATCTGCAACAATGGTCAGAAGCTGATCGACGAAGGTCACGAAGATGCGGGCTCTTACGCCGATCTGATCAGCCAGCTGACGCAGAAGTGGCAGGAGCTGAAGGATGCGGTCGAAAACCGTCACCGCCAGCTGGACCAGTCGGAGAAGGTGCAGCAATACTTCTTCGATGCGGCTGAAGCGGAATCGTGGATGAGCGAACAGGAGCTGTACATGATGGTGGAGGATCGTGGCAAGGACGAAACATCGGCCCAGAATCTGATGAAGAAGCATGAAAGTCTGGAACAATCGGTGGAAGACTATGCCGACACTATTCGCCAGCTGGGTGAAACCGCACGTCAGCTAACGACCGAACAGCACGCGTACAGCGATCAGGTATCGGTGAAACAGTCGCAGCTGGACAAACTGTACGCTGGTTTGAAGGATCTGGCAGGCGAACGTCGTGCCCGTTTGGATGAGGCCCTGCAGCTGTTCATGTTGAGCCGTGAGGTAGATGATCTGGAACAGTGGATTACCGACCGTGAAGTGGTTGCAGGTTCGCACGAGCTTGGACAAGACTACGATCACATTACGCTGCTGTGGGAACGCTTCAACGAGTTCGCCCAGGATACGGCCACCGTTGGCAGTGAGCGCgtcgctaaggcaaacggtaTTGCTGACGATCTTATCCATGCCGGCCACTCGGACAGTGCTACGATCGCCGAATGGAAGGACGGTTTGAATGAGTCCTGGCAGGATCTGCTGGAGTTGATCGAAACACGCAAGGCGATGTTGGCCGCTTCGCGCGAACTGCACAAATTCTTCCACGACTGCAAGGACGTGCTGGGACGCATTAACGAGAAGCAGCATGGCGTTTCGGAGGAGCTGGGCCGTGATGCGGGTGTCGTGTCGGCCCTGCAGCGCAAGCACCAGAACTTCATCCAAGACCTGATGACgctacacgcgcaggtgcaacAGATTCAGGAAGAGTCGGCCAAACTGCAGGCGGCGTACGCCGGTGAGAAGGCACGGGAAATTACGAACCGCGAACACGAAGTGCTAAATGCGTGGGCCCATCTGCAAGCGATGTGCGATGAGCGTCGTGGCAAGCTTGCCGACACCGGTGATCTGTTCAAGTTCTTCAACATGGTCCGCACGCTGATGCTGTGGATGGAGGACGTTGTGCGGCAGATGAACACGTCGGAGAAGCCGCGCGACGTATCGGGCGTCGAACTGCTCATGAACAACCACCAAAGCCTGAAGGCGGAAATTGATACGCGCGAGGATAACTTCAGCGCCTGTCTGGCGTTGGGCAAGGAACTGCTGTCCCGTAATCACTACGCATCGGCTGACATTAAGGATCGATTGTTGCAGCTCACAAACAGCCGAAATGCACTGCTACATCGATGGGAAGAGCGTTGGGAGAATTTGCAGCTGA TTTTGGAAGTGTATCAGTTCGCCCGCGATGCTGCCGTCGCTGAGGCATGGCTTATCGCACAGGAACCGTATCTGATGTCAACCGAGCTGGGACACACTATTGACGAGGTGGAGAATCTAATTAAGAAGCACGAAGCCTTCGAAAAATCTGCCGCTGCCCAAGAGGAACGCTTTAGCGCATTAGAGCGATTGACAACG TTTGAGCTCAAAGAAATGAAGCGTCGCCAGGATGCAGCCGAGGAAGCAGAACGCCAGCGACTGGAAGCGGAAGCGGCCGCACGTGCCGCTGCCGAAGCAGAAGCCGAAGCAGCCCGACAGGCAGAAGCGGCCGCAGCGCGTGATGCAGCCGATGCACCAGGTTCACCACATTCCACCCGCGAACAAGAGTCAG TCACTATGCGTGCAACTTCACctgtagaaaaagaaagaccCATTTCCCAGACAG ATCGTCCTAGTCCAGGTGGAGCAGATGAAGGTGCACAGGAAGGAATCCTTACACGCAAACACGAATGGGAATCGACTACGAAGAAGGCTTCGAACCGTTCCTGGGATAAA GTCTATTGTGTTGCCCGTAGCGGCCGGTTAACGTTCTTCAAGGATCAACGATCAGCAAAATCGGTACCGGAGCAGACGTTCCGCGGTGAGCCACCGCTAGAGCTGAAGGGTGCTCAGATCGAAATCGCCAGCGATTACACGAAGAAGAAGCACGTGTTCAGAATCAA ACTATCGAATGGCGGTGAATTCCTGCTCCAGTGTCACGATGATTCCGAGATGCAGCAATGGGTAACGGCTTTGAAAGCACAATGCGAGCTTGACGCTAGCGGCGAAGGTCGTTCGCTAACGCTGCCCGCTTCCTCTCAGAAGGATGAACAGAAGAGACGGTCATTCTTTACACTGAAGAAAAA TTAA